The Triticum aestivum cultivar Chinese Spring chromosome 3A, IWGSC CS RefSeq v2.1, whole genome shotgun sequence genome includes a region encoding these proteins:
- the LOC123056736 gene encoding BTB/POZ and MATH domain-containing protein 2-like, with protein MARDLLVAADRYDLERLRLMCEKILSENLKASTVMSTLLLVRGRKSCRQLEQSCIEYIATHPDVLAAVMATEEYEELKETCSPLVLETVERVAMAMHGLDRNSSLLPEKSSSTFNASEEVHGWHDFKIPNFNAVQRSHGVGQRIHSSPFKVGGYDWTRPKGFPGVRASRCFKIEDPSGTWPLTVNYSSVTLFARGTATSWGCPKCVGIENAKSKYMASDGSLTIRCEVDVAKEPYTSRASTIGARFMVTVPPSQVSTQLEQLLASKNGSDVAFLVEESEIRAHKLVIAARAPALHEAVVATSNKEDDHATAAVVRVDDMKAAVFKAVLHFIYADELLPGDGTRLLAGDMLTAACRFGLTRMKAICENLSCESLSKDNVLATVKFARHHHFFFASAHEFATFDFVFEGQDMNKEAHNLVKLF; from the exons ATGGCACGCGACCTGCTCGTGGCAGCCGACCGGTACGACCTGGAAAGGCTGAGGCTCATGTGCGAGAAGATCCTCTCCGAGAACCTCAAAGCATCGACCGTCATGTCGACGCTGCTGCTGGTGCGTGGCCGGAAGAGCTGCCGGCAGCTCGAGCAATCCTGCATCGAGTACATTGCAACCCATCCCGACGTGCTCGCGGCCGTGATGGCGACGGAGGAGTACGAGGAGCTCAAGGAAACCTGCAGCCCTTTGGTACTCGAGACCGTAGAGAGAGTTGCAATGGCCATGCATGGCCTTGACCGCAACTCCTCCCTTCTGCCGGAGAAGAGCTCATCGACGTTCAACGCGTCGGAGGAGGTGCACGGCTGGCATGACTTCAAGATCCCCAACTTCAACGCCGTGCAGAGGAGTCATGGCGTTGGCCAAAGGATCCATTCCAGCCCTTTTAAGGTCGGCGGCTATGACTGG acaaggcctaaaggATTCCCCGGCGTCAGGGCGTCCAGGTGCTTCAAGATCGAAGACCCCAGCGGGACGTGGCCGCTCACCGTGAATTACAGCTCTGTCACTCTCTTTGCGAGGGGCACTGCTACGTCATGGGGTTGTCCCAAGTGTGTCGGCATAGAAAATGCGAAATCAAAGTACATGGCAAGTGATGGCTCCTTGACCATACGCTGCGAAGTCGACGTCGCTAAGGAGCCCTACACTAGTAGGGCTAGCACCATTGGCGCCAGATTCATGGTCACCGTGCCTCCCTCCCAAGTCTCCACGCAACTCGAGCAGCTGCTGGCAAGCAAGAATGGCTCGGACGTGGCCTTCCTAGTCGAGGAGAGCGAGATCCGCGCGCACAAGCTTGTGATCGCCGCGCGGGCACCAGCCTTACACGAAGCGGTGGTGGCCACCAGCAACAAGGAGGATGATCACGCCACTGCTGCCGTGGTACGGGTCGACGACATGAAGGCTGCGGTGTTCAAGGCCGTGCTCCATTTTATCTACGCCGACGAGCTCCTTCCTGGAGATGGCACTAGGTTGCTGGCTGGGGACATGCTCACGGCGGCGTGCCGGTTTGGGCTGACGAGAATGAAGGCCATATGTGAGAACTTGTCGTGCGAGTCCTTGTCGAAAGATAACGTATTGGCCACTGTGAAGTTCGCGCGCCATCACCATTTTTTTTTTGCGAGTGCACATGAGTTTGCTACTTTTGATTTTGTGTTTGAAGGTCAAGACATGAACAAAGAGGCACATAACTTGGTTAAACTTTTCTAG